The Amycolatopsis viridis genome window below encodes:
- a CDS encoding SGNH/GDSL hydrolase family protein, translating into MSQRFVALGDSFTEGVGDPDATRPNGVRGWADRVAEQLAAADPQFRYANLAIRGRLLDQVIAEQLGPALALQPDLVSLYAGGNDLLRPKADIDALAARLEDAVEQLAKTGATVLLFTGVDGAEDPVFRKLRGRTAIYNEHTRVIAARQGARLVDMWAMRQLRDRRLWSADRLHLNSLGHTEVAIAVLEALGRPHGLSPAALGPREPADRRRQRAENLQWGREHVLPWIGRRLRGESSGDTLAAKRPRLLPVD; encoded by the coding sequence ATGAGTCAGCGTTTCGTCGCCCTGGGCGACTCCTTCACGGAAGGCGTCGGCGACCCCGACGCGACGCGCCCGAACGGCGTGCGGGGCTGGGCCGATCGCGTGGCCGAGCAGCTGGCGGCCGCCGACCCCCAGTTCCGTTACGCCAACCTCGCGATCCGGGGACGGCTGCTCGACCAGGTGATCGCCGAGCAGCTCGGGCCCGCGCTGGCGCTGCAGCCCGACCTGGTCTCGCTCTACGCCGGCGGCAACGACCTGCTGCGCCCGAAGGCGGACATCGATGCGCTGGCCGCCCGCCTGGAGGACGCCGTCGAACAGCTCGCCAAGACCGGGGCGACGGTGCTGCTGTTCACCGGCGTCGACGGCGCCGAAGACCCGGTGTTCCGCAAGCTGCGCGGCCGCACGGCGATCTACAACGAGCACACGCGCGTGATCGCGGCCCGGCAGGGCGCGCGCTTGGTGGACATGTGGGCGATGCGGCAGCTGCGGGACCGGCGCCTGTGGTCGGCCGACCGGCTGCACCTCAACTCCCTCGGCCACACCGAGGTCGCCATCGCCGTGCTGGAGGCACTCGGCCGGCCGCACGGGCTCTCCCCCGCCGCGCTCGGGCCGCGTGAGCCGGCCGACCGGCGGCGGCAGCGCGCGGAGAACCTGCAGTGGGGCCGCGAGCACGTGCTGCCCTGGATCGGCCGCCGCCTGCGTGGGGAATCCTCCGGCGACACGCTCGCCGCGAAACGACCGCGGCTGCTGCCGGTGGACTGA
- a CDS encoding helix-turn-helix transcriptional regulator, producing the protein MLTELGDFLKSRRAALRPEDVGLTPHPARRRVSGLRREELALLANVSITHYTRLEQGRAASVSDSLLEAIARALRLTEDETAHLKDLARPAAASSRPAPPRVEHASASARQLLAAMTDVPALILDRRNDVLAWNRLGHALLAAHLAPGSPDTPSTRPNMTRMLFLDEQYRRLYANWHDQAVLAVASLRLVAGRHPDDRALAELVGQLSMNSDEFASLWARHPVRTCTSGVKHLHHPLVGAMALSFENLVIPGAADQHLIAYTAEPGSPSEAALRLLASVTAPVTLDAPAGRHGVTAHSLPSGPR; encoded by the coding sequence GTGTTGACCGAGCTGGGCGACTTTCTCAAGTCCCGCCGCGCCGCGCTGCGCCCCGAGGACGTCGGCCTCACCCCGCACCCGGCCCGCCGCCGGGTTTCCGGGCTGCGCCGCGAGGAGCTGGCGCTGCTCGCCAACGTCAGCATCACCCACTACACGCGCCTGGAGCAGGGGCGCGCCGCGAGCGTGTCGGACAGCTTGCTGGAGGCCATCGCGCGCGCCCTGCGCCTCACCGAGGACGAGACGGCCCACCTGAAGGACCTGGCCCGCCCGGCTGCGGCGTCGTCCCGGCCGGCACCGCCCCGCGTGGAACACGCCAGCGCCTCGGCCCGGCAGCTGCTCGCGGCCATGACCGACGTGCCGGCGTTGATCCTGGACCGCCGCAACGACGTCCTGGCGTGGAACCGGCTGGGCCACGCCCTGCTCGCCGCGCACCTCGCGCCGGGCTCCCCGGACACGCCCAGCACCCGGCCCAACATGACCCGGATGTTGTTCCTGGACGAGCAATACCGGCGGTTGTACGCGAACTGGCACGACCAGGCCGTACTCGCCGTGGCCAGTCTGCGCCTGGTCGCCGGCCGCCACCCCGACGACCGCGCCCTGGCCGAGCTCGTCGGTCAGCTCAGCATGAACAGCGACGAGTTCGCCTCGCTGTGGGCGCGGCACCCGGTCCGCACCTGTACGTCCGGGGTGAAGCACCTGCACCACCCGCTGGTCGGCGCGATGGCACTCAGCTTCGAAAACCTCGTCATCCCCGGCGCCGCGGACCAGCACCTGATCGCGTACACGGCCGAGCCCGGCTCGCCGTCGGAGGCGGCGCTGCGGCTCCTGGCCAGCGTGACGGCCCCGGTGACCCTGGACGCGCCCGCGGGGCGCCACGGCGTCACCGCCCACAGCCTCCCGTCCGGCCCACGGTGA
- a CDS encoding MFS transporter produces the protein MSVTGVEAPAAGTAPAALTPRLRLVLVLLLTTQFTLAVDFAILNVALPVIGRGLGFSLGHLQWIATSFALCAAGFTLFFGRVADLFGRRRLFLGGLAVLGAASLVGGLARTPEMLIAARVFQGLATAAVTPAGLSLLTTAFPEGPLRAKALGLNGALMSTGFTAGAVLGGLLTDLLSWRWAFFLNVPVALVVLLVAPAVIKESRPGGRPRLDVPGAVSVTLGLLAVVFGLTQAGEQGWDSAAAVSSLAVGVVLLLVFYAVERKVPAPLVPVGVLGKRSVAWGNVAGLIAFLTETSLVFPLTLYLQNVLGLSPLAAGLSFGVLGAGTVLGGSTASKVIGRIGSKRTLIAGGLLQAVFTAALLGLGADPAWMWLMLVAGFAGGVGNMLVIVGFMVTATSGLANHEQGLATGLATMTQQVGITMGTPVMSAVVTAAMAGTGAAAMLGGLKVAIAVNAALVLLGVLTSAVFLRGSRPAGRP, from the coding sequence ATGTCTGTCACTGGTGTGGAGGCGCCCGCCGCCGGCACGGCACCGGCCGCGCTCACCCCTCGGCTCCGGCTGGTGCTGGTGCTGCTGCTCACCACGCAGTTCACGCTGGCCGTGGACTTCGCGATCCTGAACGTGGCACTGCCGGTGATCGGCCGGGGCCTGGGCTTTTCGCTGGGGCACCTGCAGTGGATCGCCACCTCGTTCGCGCTGTGCGCGGCCGGCTTCACCCTGTTCTTCGGGCGGGTCGCGGACCTGTTCGGCCGCCGCAGGTTGTTCCTCGGCGGGCTCGCCGTCCTGGGCGCGGCCTCGCTCGTGGGCGGGCTGGCGCGGACCCCGGAGATGCTCATCGCGGCCCGCGTGTTCCAGGGGCTGGCGACCGCGGCCGTGACGCCGGCCGGGTTGTCGCTGCTGACGACCGCGTTCCCGGAGGGTCCGCTGCGCGCGAAGGCGCTCGGTCTCAACGGGGCGCTGATGTCCACCGGTTTCACCGCCGGCGCGGTCCTCGGCGGCCTGCTGACCGACCTGCTCTCCTGGCGCTGGGCGTTCTTCCTCAACGTGCCCGTCGCTCTGGTCGTACTGCTCGTCGCCCCCGCGGTCATCAAGGAATCCCGGCCCGGCGGGCGTCCCCGGCTGGACGTGCCCGGCGCCGTGAGCGTCACGCTCGGCCTGCTGGCCGTCGTCTTCGGGCTCACCCAGGCCGGCGAACAGGGCTGGGATTCGGCAGCCGCGGTGTCGTCCCTGGCGGTTGGCGTGGTGCTGCTGCTGGTGTTCTACGCGGTCGAACGCAAGGTGCCCGCGCCGCTGGTGCCCGTCGGTGTGCTCGGCAAGCGCTCGGTGGCCTGGGGCAATGTCGCCGGCCTGATCGCGTTCCTCACCGAGACCTCCCTGGTCTTCCCGCTGACCCTGTACCTCCAGAACGTCCTCGGCCTCTCCCCGCTCGCCGCCGGCCTGTCCTTCGGCGTGCTCGGCGCGGGGACGGTCCTGGGCGGCAGCACGGCGTCGAAGGTCATCGGGAGGATCGGCAGCAAACGGACGTTGATCGCGGGCGGCCTCCTGCAGGCCGTGTTCACCGCGGCCCTGCTCGGCCTCGGTGCCGATCCCGCCTGGATGTGGCTGATGCTGGTCGCCGGTTTCGCCGGCGGGGTCGGCAACATGCTCGTCATCGTGGGCTTCATGGTCACCGCCACCTCGGGGCTCGCCAACCACGAACAGGGCCTGGCCACCGGACTCGCCACCATGACCCAGCAGGTCGGCATCACGATGGGCACGCCCGTCATGAGCGCCGTCGTCACCGCCGCGATGGCCGGCACCGGAGCCGCGGCCATGCTCGGCGGGCTGAAGGTCGCGATCGCGGTGAACGCCGCCCTCGTGCTCCTCGGCGTCCTCACCAGTGCCGTGTTCCTGCGTGGCAGCAGGCCGGCCGGGCGACCCTGA
- a CDS encoding DUF5937 family protein: protein MTLRIDITGLPAERLRFAVSPLAELTAMLHVLAEPGHHPRLAPWAGDVWAGLPPELAERLREAEFLWRSSRADFLVPARPRQTLAEELDDVDRLDDETYVSAALTTTCGSNRVRFGSPSPLADATARDRALELAQARGALQEAFAERLLADPAAVRARVRQTLEQCAEAFFDAAWSGISGQLTTDLRQKNDLLQRQGIRAALASVSGALTLAPDGDCIVVDKLQDNATAAHSSGITFIPTTFGRPHLVVIHAAGWQPVVQYPVAEPPEPVPLDTVTLRLEALAHPVRLRLLRTLARGAHTTGELAHAWKLSPPEVSRHLAVLRRAGLLTSRRRGRYVHYTLNVPEMTTLGTDLLAAVLR, encoded by the coding sequence ATGACGCTGCGCATCGACATCACCGGGCTGCCGGCCGAGCGGCTGCGGTTCGCCGTCTCGCCGCTGGCCGAGCTGACCGCGATGTTGCACGTCCTGGCCGAACCCGGACATCACCCGCGGCTGGCCCCCTGGGCCGGGGACGTCTGGGCCGGGCTACCGCCGGAGCTGGCCGAGCGGCTGCGCGAGGCGGAGTTCCTCTGGCGTTCCTCACGAGCCGATTTCCTGGTCCCCGCGCGGCCCCGGCAGACCCTCGCCGAGGAGCTGGACGATGTGGACCGCCTCGACGACGAGACCTACGTGTCCGCCGCGCTCACCACCACGTGCGGCAGCAACCGGGTCCGCTTCGGGTCGCCGTCGCCACTCGCCGACGCGACCGCCCGCGACCGGGCCCTGGAACTGGCCCAGGCCCGTGGCGCGCTCCAGGAGGCGTTCGCTGAGCGGCTGCTCGCGGACCCGGCCGCGGTGCGGGCGCGCGTCCGGCAGACCCTGGAACAGTGTGCCGAGGCGTTCTTCGACGCCGCCTGGTCGGGCATCTCCGGGCAACTCACCACCGACCTGCGCCAGAAGAACGACCTGCTGCAACGCCAGGGCATCCGGGCGGCACTCGCCTCGGTCTCCGGCGCGCTCACCCTGGCGCCGGACGGCGACTGCATCGTGGTGGACAAGCTGCAGGACAACGCGACCGCCGCGCACAGCAGCGGGATCACCTTCATCCCCACCACCTTCGGCCGCCCGCACCTGGTGGTGATCCACGCGGCCGGCTGGCAGCCGGTGGTGCAGTACCCCGTCGCCGAGCCGCCAGAACCGGTGCCGCTGGACACAGTCACCCTCCGGCTGGAAGCACTCGCCCATCCGGTCCGGCTGCGGCTGCTGCGCACCCTGGCGCGCGGCGCGCACACCACGGGCGAGCTGGCCCACGCCTGGAAGCTCTCGCCCCCGGAGGTGTCCCGCCACCTCGCCGTCCTGCGTCGCGCGGGACTGCTCACCTCCCGGCGGCGCGGGCGCTACGTCCACTACACCCTCAACGTGCCCGAGATGACGACACTGGGCACGGACCTGCTCGCGGCTGTCCTGCGCTGA
- a CDS encoding MFS transporter yields MPNATNSRPRALLRASGGPRYAVALAVDALGTGLLRPFLLLYGVTVLGLSAPVTGTTMTAGIVVGLVCMPAVGAWLDRGARSTVVAASMLVRVLGVALLLATPTGNVWMFAAAALFLGIGNQAWPAAHAALVSTIAHGRERDAALAGGRALRNAGLGAGGLLATACLAGGTTALRVLAVVTGLAYLTAAAFAWSVHVHAHPATATKTASGTDPGTAEAGDAEPAPRMGALLAANVIYVFCLNVPEIALPLVLVTQMHASPVWSAAIFVANTVLVVTLQVPVTVLLSRFSRRSVLALAGVVLTASYLGFLAAAALGYGWRAPAIAAVSVVCTLGEIIYAGSATALVTAMAPARVLGRALSRFQLSTGFGLAVSPAVITGLASRGQFALWGSLAAATLLSASAVRRTGPGGHRLSSRRHRAVRR; encoded by the coding sequence GTGCCGAACGCCACCAACAGCCGTCCCCGCGCGCTCCTTCGGGCCTCCGGCGGCCCCCGCTACGCCGTCGCCCTGGCCGTGGACGCGCTCGGCACCGGCCTGCTGCGGCCCTTTCTGCTGCTCTACGGGGTGACGGTGCTGGGGCTGTCCGCGCCGGTCACCGGCACCACCATGACCGCAGGCATCGTCGTGGGCCTGGTGTGCATGCCCGCGGTGGGCGCGTGGCTGGACCGGGGCGCTCGCAGCACGGTCGTGGCGGCGTCGATGCTGGTGCGGGTGCTGGGCGTGGCGCTGCTGCTGGCCACCCCGACGGGGAACGTCTGGATGTTCGCGGCCGCGGCGCTCTTCCTGGGCATCGGCAACCAGGCGTGGCCGGCCGCCCACGCGGCCCTGGTGTCCACGATCGCCCACGGCCGGGAACGCGACGCCGCCCTCGCCGGGGGCCGCGCCCTGCGCAACGCCGGCCTCGGCGCGGGCGGCCTCCTCGCGACCGCGTGCCTGGCCGGCGGCACCACCGCATTGCGGGTGCTGGCAGTCGTCACCGGGCTCGCCTACCTCACCGCGGCGGCCTTCGCGTGGTCGGTCCACGTGCACGCCCATCCGGCCACTGCCACCAAAACCGCCTCCGGCACCGACCCCGGCACTGCCGAGGCCGGGGACGCCGAGCCCGCACCCCGGATGGGCGCGCTGCTGGCCGCCAATGTGATTTACGTCTTCTGCCTCAACGTCCCCGAGATCGCGCTCCCGCTGGTCCTGGTGACGCAGATGCACGCCTCCCCGGTGTGGTCGGCGGCCATCTTCGTGGCCAACACGGTGCTGGTGGTCACCCTGCAGGTTCCGGTCACCGTGCTGCTGTCCCGATTTTCCCGCCGGTCCGTGCTCGCTCTCGCCGGCGTGGTGCTCACCGCGTCCTACCTCGGTTTCCTCGCGGCCGCCGCCCTGGGCTACGGCTGGCGTGCCCCGGCCATCGCCGCGGTGTCCGTGGTCTGCACCCTCGGCGAAATCATCTACGCGGGCAGCGCCACCGCGCTCGTCACCGCGATGGCCCCGGCGCGGGTCCTCGGGCGCGCGCTCTCCCGGTTCCAGTTGTCCACGGGCTTCGGGCTCGCCGTCTCCCCGGCGGTCATCACCGGCCTCGCGTCCCGTGGCCAGTTCGCCCTCTGGGGCAGCCTCGCCGCCGCGACCCTCCTCTCCGCCTCCGCCGTGCGCCGCACCGGACCCGGCGGGCACCGGCTTTCCTCGCGGCGGCACCGCGCCGTGCGGCGCTAG